The Candidatus Methylomirabilota bacterium genomic sequence CGCCGTGATCATGCCGACCACGTCCGTCACGTCGAGCCCGACCGCCTGGCGCACGTGGTAGATCGAGACGAACAGGTGGCTCGACTGCGGATCGTACGGGATCCAGCCGAGGTCCGGGTAGTAGACCTCGATCCACGCGTGCCGGCCCTGGCCCATCTTGAACGTGAGGGTCCCGTCGGGGTGCGTCACGCGCCAGCCCTTCGCGAGGCTGATGCCGACGGTCAGCCGCGCCGGGATACCGGCGGCGCGCAGCAGCGCGATCGAGAGGTGCGAGAAGCCCTGGCAGTTGCCGAACCGCCGCTCGAGTGCCCCGAGCGCGTCGTGCGCCGGCGGGTCGTACTGGTACGCGAGGGTGTCCACCACGTGGTTGAGGATCGCCGTCACGGCCTGGCGCTCGGTCTTCGCCCCGGACACGAGCCGCCGAGCGAGGCCCTGGATCTTCGGATCCTGCGCCTGGGTCATCGCCGTCGCGCGGAGGAAGCGCGCCACCTCGGGGGCGAGCTGGCCTGGCGGGAACGGCGCCCGGCTCTGGAGCGGGCCGAGCGTGGCCTCGGTGTCCACCTGGATCTTGCGAACGATCGTGATGGGGGTCCGCGGCTGCTCCCAGCGCTCGGTGAGCACCCGGTTGCCGCTCTCGTCGGGCGACACCGCCGCCTGCGCCGGGTCCACCGAGTAGGTGACCTCCTCGCTCACGACGGTCTGCCGCCACGTCGTGGAGCCGAACGAGGGCGTCCGGTGCGACCTGAGGCTGATCCAGCTGGTGCCGGGCGCCGGGTCGTAGCGCTCGGTGATCTCGAGCGTGACGCGGCCGCCCATCCGGCCCTGGAGGAAGAGCGTGTCGGCGCCGGCGGACCCGGCGAGCAGGAGCTGCGCCGCGACGGCGGCGCCGAGCGCGCCGAGGGGCCGCAGCCTCATGGCCCGAGCTTCACGTCGTCGAAGGTCCCGACGCCGGACAGCGTGATCCCCACCGTCTTCGCGTCCTTCGGCGCCTTGAACGTCACGCGGAGCGTCTTCACCTCACCCGCCTTGAGCTGGCCCGACGTGAAGCCGTCGGCGTTGATCACCGCGTACGTCTGGCCCGTCGCGTAATCGAGGACGAGGCTCTTGCCGGCGACGAGCTCGATCTTCTCGGACTGCGCCTTGCCCTCTTCGAGCGTGAGCGTCACCACCACGGTGAAGACCGCGCCCCGCACCGTCGCGTCGGTGAGCCGGGCGACGAGGTTCTGATCGGCGTCGCTCCGGATCAGCGCGAGCGCCTTTGGACCCGACGGCGCCGCGGCCGGCGGCGGAGGCGCCAGCGCGGCGACCGCGGGCGGAGCGCCGGGCGGCGCGCCCCCGGGCGGGGAGGCCACCGTCGTCCCGCCGAAGCGATAGTAGACGGCCGGTGTCTTCCCGACGACGAAGTCCACCGACTTCTTGATCATGTCGCGGATCGCGCTCTCCATCGGCGTCTTCGCAAAACCGCCGAGGCTCCCGCCCATCCCGCCGCCGATGCCGCCGAGGCCCGCCGCGAACGAGGTCGCCTCGCCGTGGGCGGCGGTCGCCGCGACGACGCGCCCGGTGCGGACGTCGATCACGCGCAGGTCCATCGCGACCGTGGCCTTCTTGTACCCGCCGCCGACCCCGCCGAGCACGCCGCCGAGGCGTCCGGGCACGAGGCCGCCGAGTGAGCCGCCGCCGCCCGAGGTGCCGGGGTCGAACCCCGTGATCGCCGCGGTGATCAGAAGCTCCGCGCCCTCGAGCTCGCCGAGCGGCACGGTCGCCTCCTTCCGGAAGAGGTCCGAGGTCCCCTGCCTGAGCTCCTCGACGACGCCCTGGAGCTTCTCGCGCTCGAGGACGATGTAGCGGTTGGTCTCGAAGAGGGCGGTCGTCAGCATGTCGCGCATCCCGCGCCCGTACTCGGCGCGGTAGTGGCCCGTGCTCGACATCTTGTCCTCGAAGTCCTTGACCGCGATCCGGGCCTTCGGGCCGTTGTACGCCTCGCCCTGCACGTCCTGGATGCCCGGCCCGCTGTCCTTCGGCTGGGCGCCGGCGCCCGTCGGGGCCGCGAGGAGGGCCAGGGCCAGGGCGAACGGGAGCGTCGAACGGGTGCGCTGGATCATCGCCGTCCCTCCTTCACCGCCCGAGCATGACGTCGCCGAGACGTCCTCGAGGAGTCTAGAACACCTCCGCGAGCTTGCGCATCGCCAGGAGGGCTTCGGGGCCCGACACCGGATTGGCCAGCCGGAAGGCGCCGCTCGGGCGCTCCGACTCCATGAGGCCGCGCGTGGTCACGACCACCGCGGCATTGTAGGCGAAATGATCGCTCCGCACGTCCGGGAACGGGCTCTGCTGGCCGAGGTACCGGGTCTTGAGCGCGGGGTCGTTCGCGATGACCGCGAGGACCTGCTCGAGCGTCGTGGCGAGCCCCGCGCGCGTGACCGGCTCGTCGGGACGGAACTTCCCGTCGGGGTAGACGTCCATCAGGTTCAGGCGCATGGCGAGCTCGATCGCGTTCTTCGCCCAGTGCCCGTCCACGTCGCTCGGCGCCACGGGCCCGGCCGCCGCGGGGTTCGGCGCGCCCGGCGGCCGGAACGAGGGGTCGAAGAGCTCGGGCCGGAGCTTGCGGAGCCGCGTCTCGACTCCGAGCTCGGTCGCCAGGAGCGCCGCCAGCTCGCCGCGCGTGACGGGATCGGCGAGCGCGATGCGCTTGCCGACGAGCGTGCCCGGCGACGCCTGCCGGATCTTCACCGAGCGGTCCCACTCGCGCCGCGCGTCGGCCGAGGTGGGCTCGAGCTCGAGGGCCCGCGAGAAGCTCGCCTCGGCCCGCGTGAACTCGAGCTGCTTGAGGAAGACCTGACCCAGCACGAGATGCGCGCGCGCGTTCCGCGGCGCGAGCTTGACCGCCGACTCCGCCTCGTCGCGAGCGCGGCGGAGCTCGTTCGTCGCCATGTAGACGCGCGCCAGGCCGAGGTAGGCGGGCACGTACTTCCCGTCCCTGGACTTCGCCTCCTTCAGGAAGTCCTCGGCGGCCTCGGGGTCCTTGCGCGCGAGCGCGACGAGACCGAGCCCCTCGTACGCGGGGGCGTAGTCGGGGTCGAGTCCGCGCGCCCGCTCGAACTCCTCCTGCGCGCGCGCCGCCTCGCCGGTCTCGAGGAACTTCATCCCGAGTGCCCAGTGATGGGCCGGACTGTCGCCGGCGCCCTGCGACTTGAGCGTCGTGCCGCACGCGGCGGCGAGGAGGGCCGCGGCGACGAGTGCCGGCACGACGAACGCGCGACGGCGGGCCATCAATCCACCACCAGCATGACGCGCGCCTTGCCGAGGAACTCGAGGTTCTGCCCCGCGCCGAGCAGGAGCTGCGCATCGGTGTTGGAGATGACCACGTCGGTCTTGTTCGTCCCGGCCGCGGCGACCGCCTTGACCGTGAGCGGCTTGTCGGTCACCCGCGAGTGCGCCTGGGCCGCGGGGAGGTCCTTCGCGTAGCCGGCCATCCCCTGCTGGATCACCCAGTTCCGGTCCACCACCGAGAAGCCGTAGACCTCCTGGCCGCCCTCGCTCAGGATCTTCGGCGCCATCGCGGGTTTGATGCCGAGCCCGCGCGCGTCCACGACGAGCCCGGTGAAGACAGCGACGACCGTCGTGGGCCGCGGCGCGGGCGTGGGCACCACCGGCGCCGGCGCGGGCGCCGGCGTGACGACGCCGCCGGGCGGCACGGGCTGCGGCGGGCGCGGCAGGAGCAGGTCGGCGAACTCGCCCGTCGCCGGGATCGCGACCGTCACCTCGACCGCCCCGCCGCCGAGGTCCCGTGTCCCCACGACCTGAGCGCCGCGGATGACACCGGAGACGCGCGCCTCGGTCACCGAGTTCGCGACCATCGCCGCCTGCACCGTCGTGCGCGAGTCGATCACCATGCCGCGCGCGACCGCGAGCAGCTCCTGGCGGGCGAGCACGGCGCCGGCCTGGATCGCCAGCGCCCGGCCGTGCTCGACGCTCACCGCGTAGGGCGGCGCCACGCCCACCGCCGAGGCGGTGATGACCTGCGTCGTCCAGTTGATGCCGCCCTCGACCTTGTCGGTCGGCTTCGGCGCGGTCCAGGCCTGCGCGCCCGCGAGCGACGGGAACGCCGCCGCGACGGCCAGCGCCAGAGCCAGGACCAGGATGCGATGTCTCGAGCTCGCCATGGACGCCCTCCTCACCGTTGCACTTCGACCGCGATGACCTGCTCCGCCCACTTCGAGGGCGCGACCTGCTCGCGCCACGACTTGATGCCGACCGACAGGTCGCGCGTCTGGATCCGGTCGAGGGAGCGGAAGGCCGTCCGGCTCTGGCCCCCGAAGCTCGACGCGTGGAGGCTGATCGGCTCCTCGGTCGCGATGGCCCGGATCTGATCGAAGCCCGCCGGGCCCTGCACCGTCAGCTGGAACGTGGAGCTGGGCGGCGGAATGAGCACGTCCTGGCCGCCCTGCACGAAGTGATTCGGGGAGAACTGGTTCGGATAGATGATGTTGACGTCGCCGCTGGTCCCGATGTTGACCAGCGTCACGTACGCGTCGCGGTTCACGCGAAGGCCGAAGGCGATCATCTCTCCGATGCGATAGGACTTCTTGTCGGTCCAGATACTTACACGGAGCGGCTCCCGCGTCGCCGCGCCGCCGGGAGGCACCTGGGGGCCCGCGGGCGCGGGCGGCGGCTCCGCCATGGCGACCTGGGCGCCGCCGCAGCCGTCGCCGGTGAGCCGCCGGTCGAGGAGCGCCTTGAGGCCCTCGTCGAGCGGGAGCGTGAGGGCGTCGGCCCACACCTGCTGGCCGGTCGCGCTGTCCACGAGGCGCACCGTCAGCGAGAGCTGGCGGCCGAGCCCGGTCACCTTCCCGGCGATCAAGAAATCGGCGCCGGCCCACTGCCCGAGCTTCTCGTGGAGCTTGGGATCGAACTTGTCGTCCACCCAGAGCTTGTTCTCGCGGATGACCTGGCAGAGCTGGCTCCGGTTGATGATCTTGAACCCGCCGGCGGACGCGCGGCCGGTGAGGACCGCGTCGAGCTGGTCCGCGAGGAACGCGCCCATCTCGCTCATCACGCCGGTCGTCAGCGGGAACTCGCCGACGGCCACGTTCTTGTCCTTGATCACCGCGACCTGCTCGATCTTCGCCGCCACCTGGCCGAGCGTGGCCGTCATGGACTGGGCGGACGCGACCGCGGGCACGGCGAGCAGGACCGACACCGCGAGCTGGGCGGCGCGCCTCATTTGACCGTCACCTCCAAGATCTCGCCGGTCAGTCTGCCCTCGGCGTCGGCGATGAGGAGCTTCAGCCGATGGCGCCCGACCGGGATCTTCGCTTCCTTCACGAGGAGCTTCGTCTCCTTTTCCAGCACGTAGGGCTTCACGCGGTCGGTGATGTCGATCTCGAAGATCTTCAGGACCGTGAGCTTGAGCGTGTCCATCTTCACGGCCGCGCCGCCGACGCGCTGCTCGAACTGGATCTCGACCACGAACGGCGCCGTGACCTCGGCCGCCTGCTGGGGCGTCACGATCTTGATCACGGGCCCGCTCCGCGGGAGCTCGGCCGCCGCGCGCGTGAGCGGCGGGGGCGCGAGCGCGGCCTCGCCCTCCGTCATGAGCCAGACGGGCTCGCTCGCTCCGGGGCGCTCGGCGGCCGTCGCGCACGAGGTCGTCGCGACCAGGGCCACCGCGGCGACGAGGGCGCGGCACGTCCGGCGCATCACGGCTTGTACTCCATCAGGATCCGGCTCCGGTCGAACTCGAGCAGCCGGTAGCGCGGGTCCTGCCCGAGCCGGGAGGCGAGATACAACGTCTTCTCCGGGTAGGTCAGCGTGATGACCGAGATCTCGCTCGCGAAGCCCCCCTCGGCCACGTCGCTCACCCAGCGCTGCTTCTGCAGAAGCGCCTTCGCGCGGCGGTACTCGTCCAGGCTCGGCAGGTTCCGCACGCGCACGTCGATCCGGCGCTCCTTGCGCTTGAAGAAGCCGTCGAGCGCCTGGAGCAGCCGCTCGGCCGACGGCTTGGCTGCGTTGACGAGCGCCCGCTCGCCCGCCGCCTCGGGGCTCCCGCCGAAACCGCGGATCTGGTCGAGCGAGACGTTGGCGACGACGCGGCCCGTCTCGGACTCGATCGCCCGCGCGGTCACGCGCGCGTGCGCCGAGAGGATGCCCTGGTTGTTCTGGCTGAAGCGGCTCGCCGCCTGGCCGATCACGATGAGGTTCGACAGGAACTTGAGCCCGATCTCGCGCGCCACCTGCTCGTCGCCGCGCAGCAGCGCGGCCATCTGGTCGCGCTTCGTGAGCTTCTGGACGGTCGCGAAGTCGAGCACCCGGTAGCCGGCCTCGACGAGCCGCGAGACGATCTCGTTCTCGACGATCGGCTGGCCGGAGGGCGTGCCGAGGTTCTGCTCGGGGATCAGGACGACGAGCGAGAGCTCCGACACGAGCGACTCGATCCGCTCCTGGACCTCGGTCGCCTTCACCCGCACCGAGCCGCGCACGCGGTAGCGGCCGTCGGCGAGCTTGCCCTCCTCGAGCACGTCGAGGGTCTCGACGAGGCCGCGGCTCTGCGTGCGGACGAGCTGGTCGAAGAGCACCTGGTTCCGCGTGATCGTCTCGGCGTCCACCTGGATCCCGGCGACCTGCTCGAGCGCCTTGCGGCCCACGTCGATTCGCGCCTCGTCGCGGGCCTGCGCGACGTCGTTGTTGATGATGGTGCCGAAGCCCTCGGCCTCGCAGACGTGGACCTCGCCCTGCTGCCGGCAGCCCGGCGCCTGGGCGCCCGCGAGCGCGGCGGTGAGGACGAGCAGCGCGATTCCGGAAAACGCGGGGGTGAGCCGTCGGCGCACCGGGGCATTGTCCGGCACGTCAGCGCCTCCGCGCCAGGACGATTTCGCCCGTGGCGCTCCGCACCTCGAGCACCGGCGTCTGCTCGGCCTGGTAGTTCTGGCGCGAGTACTCGCGGACGCGAGGCGACACGAACTGGTAGAGCTCGAGCGCCGTGATCTTGCCGTCGCCGTCGAGGTCAGCGGCGCCCCGGAGGCCCTCGACCAGGAACGAGGTGAAGAGCCCGCCGCGCCGGTCGTCCTCGAACGCGGGCTGGTCCGGGCGGCTCGCCGAGATGACGACGCGGCCCGTGGAGGCCTCGATGAGCGGCCGCGCCGTCGCCGGCGGCCGGACCGCGGGGTTGTCCACGCCGCGCGCCCGGATCACGGTCGTCCCGCCGCCCGAGTAGCAGGCGTCGAGGAAGACGACGACCTGCCGGGCGGGGATCTTGCCCACGAGCTCCTCCAGGTCGTCGTCCATGAGCCCCGTCTTCCCGAGGTCGGCGAGCAGGCCGTCCTGCGGCACGAGGAAGTAATGCGGCTTCCCGTCCTGCCCGTTCCCGATCGCGCCGTGGCCCGAGAAAAAGAGGACCACGC encodes the following:
- a CDS encoding transglutaminase family protein, producing the protein MRLRPLGALGAAVAAQLLLAGSAGADTLFLQGRMGGRVTLEITERYDPAPGTSWISLRSHRTPSFGSTTWRQTVVSEEVTYSVDPAQAAVSPDESGNRVLTERWEQPRTPITIVRKIQVDTEATLGPLQSRAPFPPGQLAPEVARFLRATAMTQAQDPKIQGLARRLVSGAKTERQAVTAILNHVVDTLAYQYDPPAHDALGALERRFGNCQGFSHLSIALLRAAGIPARLTVGISLAKGWRVTHPDGTLTFKMGQGRHAWIEVYYPDLGWIPYDPQSSHLFVSIYHVRQAVGLDVTDVVGMITAMPTLPGMQDTINGDGLNESIAVRTVSTARTPHNYVVSPDVRDAVVVVTPPPPVTPPPVTPPPPVTPPPAVTPPPTVTPPPGPPPIRRQDLTRLVEFGNLEFPASLRIFGSVEVTGGVVQSRRTFIVETADYATGREELAQAFSTDRPLILGRLSLALQKFGGSTGELWIELFEAAGRKPGARLAESRRLPVAGLIERGGYRWVVFDFAPGDQAPLLGPGRYWAVLRSTGDGIFNWYFSLGNAYGDPDDTRSRPRGASDWSNILNYRFNFRVTGLVKP
- a CDS encoding CsgG/HfaB family protein, whose product is MIQRTRSTLPFALALALLAAPTGAGAQPKDSGPGIQDVQGEAYNGPKARIAVKDFEDKMSSTGHYRAEYGRGMRDMLTTALFETNRYIVLEREKLQGVVEELRQGTSDLFRKEATVPLGELEGAELLITAAITGFDPGTSGGGGSLGGLVPGRLGGVLGGVGGGYKKATVAMDLRVIDVRTGRVVAATAAHGEATSFAAGLGGIGGGMGGSLGGFAKTPMESAIRDMIKKSVDFVVGKTPAVYYRFGGTTVASPPGGAPPGAPPAVAALAPPPPAAAPSGPKALALIRSDADQNLVARLTDATVRGAVFTVVVTLTLEEGKAQSEKIELVAGKSLVLDYATGQTYAVINADGFTSGQLKAGEVKTLRVTFKAPKDAKTVGITLSGVGTFDDVKLGP
- a CDS encoding tetratricopeptide repeat protein, whose translation is MARRRAFVVPALVAAALLAAACGTTLKSQGAGDSPAHHWALGMKFLETGEAARAQEEFERARGLDPDYAPAYEGLGLVALARKDPEAAEDFLKEAKSRDGKYVPAYLGLARVYMATNELRRARDEAESAVKLAPRNARAHLVLGQVFLKQLEFTRAEASFSRALELEPTSADARREWDRSVKIRQASPGTLVGKRIALADPVTRGELAALLATELGVETRLRKLRPELFDPSFRPPGAPNPAAAGPVAPSDVDGHWAKNAIELAMRLNLMDVYPDGKFRPDEPVTRAGLATTLEQVLAVIANDPALKTRYLGQQSPFPDVRSDHFAYNAAVVVTTRGLMESERPSGAFRLANPVSGPEALLAMRKLAEVF
- a CDS encoding DUF4384 domain-containing protein yields the protein MRRAAQLAVSVLLAVPAVASAQSMTATLGQVAAKIEQVAVIKDKNVAVGEFPLTTGVMSEMGAFLADQLDAVLTGRASAGGFKIINRSQLCQVIRENKLWVDDKFDPKLHEKLGQWAGADFLIAGKVTGLGRQLSLTVRLVDSATGQQVWADALTLPLDEGLKALLDRRLTGDGCGGAQVAMAEPPPAPAGPQVPPGGAATREPLRVSIWTDKKSYRIGEMIAFGLRVNRDAYVTLVNIGTSGDVNIIYPNQFSPNHFVQGGQDVLIPPPSSTFQLTVQGPAGFDQIRAIATEEPISLHASSFGGQSRTAFRSLDRIQTRDLSVGIKSWREQVAPSKWAEQVIAVEVQR
- a CDS encoding caspase family protein → PPLSYAARDAQALAGALQAGGGSVTLLENRNATRAGIVDALRALPARVREEDSVVLFFSGHGAIGNGQDGKPHYFLVPQDGLLADLGKTGLMDDDLEELVGKIPARQVVVFLDACYSGGGTTVIRARGVDNPAVRPPATARPLIEASTGRVVISASRPDQPAFEDDRRGGLFTSFLVEGLRGAADLDGDGKITALELYQFVSPRVREYSRQNYQAEQTPVLEVRSATGEIVLARRR